A stretch of the Cheilinus undulatus linkage group 11, ASM1832078v1, whole genome shotgun sequence genome encodes the following:
- the bhlhe23 gene encoding class E basic helix-loop-helix protein 23: MNVSEENLLKSISNDALLDLTQRYGQSAFGFGAGHGAGSPGRFPLTPTTDFLSGQTAKSNESGGEHTSDDEDGFDSLESRKRGSSFGDDKPGGPLAKKSKEQRSLRLSINARERRRMHDLNDALDGLRAVIPYAHSPSVRKLSKIATLLLAKNYILMQAQALEEMRRLVAYLNQGQTITSPIPTALAPFGQAAVYPFSGSALTTCAEKCTTYSGTPSTLFKHCNDKP, from the coding sequence ATGAATGTCAGCGAAGAGAACCTGCTCAAGTCCATCAGCAACGACGCGCTCCTCGACCTGACGCAGCGCTACGGCCAATCAGCCTTCGGCTTCGGCGCTGGCCATGGTGCTGGAAGCCCCGGCCGGTTCCCGCTCACACCGACCACCGACTTCCTCTCCGGGCAGACCGCGAAGTCCAACGAGAGCGGCGGGGAGCACACGAGCGACGACGAGGACGGCTTCGACTCGCTGGAGTCCCGGAAGAGGGGGTCATCATTTGGGGACGACAAGCCCGGGGGGCCCCTGGCCAAGAAGTCCAAAGAGCAGCGGTCCCTGCGGCTCAGCATCAACGCccgggagaggaggaggatgcacGACCTGAACGACGCGCTGGACGGCCTGCGCGCCGTTATCCCGTACGCCCACAGTCCCTCGGTGagaaaactctccaaaatagCCACTCTCCTCCTGGCCAAGAACTATATCCTCATGCAGGCTCAGGCTCTGGAGGAGATGAGGCGGCTGGTGGCGTATCTGAACCAGGGACAGACCATAACCTCACCCATCCCCACCGCTCTGGCGCCATTTGGACAGGCTGCCGTCTACCCGTTCTCGGGCTCTGCGCTCACCACCTGCGCCGAGAAGTGCACCACGTACTCCGGGACACCGTCGACCCTCTTCAAACACTGCAACGACAAGCCTTGA